One window of the Amycolatopsis mediterranei genome contains the following:
- a CDS encoding serine/threonine-protein kinase, producing MSDEGRLVADRYRIVGRIGTGAMGAVWQAHDEVLGRTVAIKQLLLQPHLDEHDAEDARQRTMREGRIAARLHHPNAISVFDVVTDDNGQPCLIMEYLNSTSLAAVLQERRTLPPTEVARIGAQVAAALREAHAVGIVHRDIKPGNILLGANGTVKITDFGISRAKDDVTVTKTGMIAGTPAYLAPEVAIGGEPGPESDVFSLGSTLYAACEGQPPFGLSENTLSLLHAVAAGQINPPRQSGPLASVLAVLLHPEIEHRPTAEECEELLAAVARGETPLGGPADETMMAPSAGVLGAAAVADPNATQMFDEIPAGHSGTLLAGGGAPTQAVPYYDDDDYPEGTGYPEDDYDGYGHYPEDDHHAAGGVPPGLAATRAVPVPPHEQGYEDDYDDYDDDPEPPPARSRPQLSPVDDDEGKPGAWKRPAIIGGIVVVGLVALVVWLLSPNNPEAPAAPVPSSKPSPVATSQSEPSTTQDSFTPVEVPPPASETTSSTKRATTSRATETPVTTTPKTTPKTTTPTESTPETTPTTPVTSTPPPTS from the coding sequence GTGAGCGACGAGGGTCGTCTGGTCGCCGATCGATACCGCATCGTCGGCCGGATCGGCACGGGCGCGATGGGGGCCGTCTGGCAGGCGCACGACGAGGTCCTGGGCCGCACCGTGGCCATCAAGCAGCTCCTGCTCCAGCCGCACCTGGACGAGCACGACGCCGAGGACGCCCGCCAGCGGACGATGCGCGAGGGCCGGATCGCGGCCCGGCTGCACCACCCCAACGCGATCTCCGTCTTCGACGTCGTCACCGACGACAACGGCCAGCCGTGCCTGATCATGGAGTACCTCAACTCCACCAGCCTGGCCGCCGTGCTGCAGGAGCGCCGCACGCTGCCGCCGACCGAGGTCGCGCGCATCGGCGCCCAGGTCGCCGCGGCACTGCGCGAGGCGCACGCGGTCGGGATCGTGCACCGCGACATCAAGCCGGGCAACATCCTCCTCGGCGCCAACGGCACCGTGAAGATCACCGACTTCGGCATCTCGCGGGCCAAGGACGACGTCACGGTCACCAAGACCGGGATGATCGCCGGCACTCCCGCCTACCTGGCCCCCGAGGTCGCCATCGGCGGCGAGCCGGGGCCGGAGTCCGACGTCTTCTCGCTCGGCTCCACGCTCTACGCGGCGTGCGAGGGCCAGCCGCCGTTCGGGCTGTCCGAGAACACGCTGAGCCTGCTGCACGCGGTCGCCGCCGGGCAGATCAACCCGCCGCGCCAGTCCGGGCCACTGGCCAGCGTGCTGGCCGTGCTGCTGCACCCGGAAATCGAGCACCGGCCGACCGCCGAGGAGTGCGAGGAACTGCTCGCCGCCGTCGCCCGTGGCGAGACGCCGCTCGGCGGCCCGGCCGACGAGACCATGATGGCGCCGTCCGCCGGCGTCCTCGGCGCGGCCGCCGTCGCCGACCCGAACGCGACGCAGATGTTCGACGAGATCCCCGCGGGTCACTCGGGCACGCTGCTCGCCGGCGGCGGGGCGCCGACGCAGGCCGTGCCGTACTACGACGATGACGACTACCCGGAGGGCACCGGCTACCCGGAGGACGACTACGACGGGTACGGCCACTACCCCGAGGACGACCACCACGCGGCCGGGGGCGTGCCGCCCGGGCTGGCCGCGACCCGCGCCGTGCCGGTGCCGCCGCACGAGCAGGGGTACGAGGACGACTACGACGATTACGACGACGATCCCGAGCCGCCCCCGGCCCGGTCCCGGCCCCAGCTGAGCCCGGTCGACGACGACGAGGGCAAGCCGGGCGCGTGGAAGCGCCCGGCGATCATCGGCGGCATCGTGGTCGTGGGCCTGGTCGCGCTCGTCGTCTGGCTGCTGAGCCCGAACAACCCGGAGGCCCCGGCCGCGCCGGTGCCCAGCAGCAAGCCGTCGCCCGTCGCGACGTCGCAGTCGGAGCCGTCCACGACCCAGGACTCGTTCACCCCGGTGGAGGTGCCCCCTCCCGCGTCGGAGACGACCTCGTCGACGAAGCGCGCGACGACCTCGCGGGCGACCGAAACGCCGGTGACCACGACGCCGAAGACGACTCCGAAGACGACCACACCTACGGAGTCGACTCCGGAAACGACGCCTACCACGCCGGTGACGTCCACACCACCCCCCACGTCGTGA
- a CDS encoding chorismate mutase, translating into MNAHATNADGQPAEHTPAGDDIASLREEIDWLDKEILRLVKRRVEVSKTIGAARMAAGGTRIVYNREMDVLARYRELGPDGRQLAMALLNLGRGRLGR; encoded by the coding sequence ATGAACGCACACGCGACGAACGCCGACGGCCAGCCCGCCGAGCACACTCCCGCGGGCGACGACATCGCGTCGCTCCGGGAGGAGATCGACTGGCTGGACAAGGAGATCCTGCGGCTGGTCAAACGCCGGGTCGAGGTGTCCAAGACGATCGGGGCCGCGCGGATGGCCGCCGGCGGCACGCGCATCGTCTACAACCGCGAGATGGACGTGCTCGCGCGCTACCGCGAACTCGGCCCCGACGGCCGGCAGCTGGCCATGGCGCTGCTGAACCTGGGCCGCGGGCGGCTCGGCCGGTAA
- a CDS encoding DUF1707 domain-containing protein encodes MEDTSSARIRAADADRERVATTVQTAGAEGRLTLDEVEERLSRVYSARFTDELAALTTDLPRPAPPSPGFPLTREALRRHPALRVHLAVVVAIAVLVVVRWAVLGAGFFWPAFPVFWLGMSLLVHARVRSVRQRPRAAVPY; translated from the coding sequence ATGGAAGACACCAGCTCCGCCCGCATCCGGGCCGCCGACGCCGATCGTGAACGCGTCGCCACCACCGTCCAGACCGCCGGTGCCGAAGGCCGGCTCACCCTCGACGAGGTCGAAGAACGCCTCAGCCGCGTCTACTCCGCGCGGTTCACCGACGAACTCGCCGCGCTCACCACCGACCTGCCGCGGCCCGCGCCGCCGTCGCCCGGCTTCCCGCTGACCCGGGAGGCGCTGCGGCGCCATCCCGCGCTGCGCGTCCACCTCGCCGTCGTGGTCGCGATCGCCGTGCTGGTGGTCGTCCGGTGGGCGGTGCTGGGCGCCGGGTTCTTCTGGCCGGCGTTCCCGGTGTTCTGGCTCGGGATGAGCCTCTTGGTCCACGCCCGGGTGCGCTCGGTCCGGCAGCGGCCCCGTGCCGCTGTGCCATACTGA
- the pcrA gene encoding DNA helicase PcrA: MDTLFDLPAATPVRKPAAGGQAELLDDLNPAQREAVTHAGGPLLVVAGAGSGKTRVLTRRIAYLLGQRRVHPGEIMAITFTNKAAAEMRERVAALVGRRANAMWVSTFHSMCVRILRREAKVLDMSSSFSIYDSDDTKRLITLVARDLDIDPKRYAARTLAVHISNLKNELTDPETAAANAGNDLERRVAEVYGEYQRRLNQANAFDFDDLIMRTVSLLQTFPDVAEYYRRRFRHVLVDEYQDTNHAQYTLVRELAGTAPNEAGVEPAELVVVGDADQSIYAFRGATIRNIEEFERDFPNAHTILLEQNYRSTQTILNAANAVIERNPNRRAKRLWTDSGDGEKIVGYVADNDHDEAAFVAGEIDALAEKGEADYSDVAVFYRTNNQSRVFEEIFIRLGLPYKVVGGVRFYERREVRDMIAYLRVLANPEDTVSLRRVLNVPKRGIGDRAEAVVATHAERERISFAQALRDAVEGKVPLLNPRSVKAIGGFVAMLDELGMLVADGAEVHDVLEAVLDKTGYRIELEESEDPQDHTRVENLDELVTVAREFTEITAEVAADENAEPVVEDGVPAPGSLPAFLERVSLVADADSVPSPDGGEEGDGGAGVVTLMTVHTAKGLEYPVVFCTGWEDGVFPHMRALGDPAELAEERRLAYVAITRARKRLYVSRAITRSAWGQPSMNPASRFLDELPPDLVDWRRLEPSSSGFGSFGSGSRGTPRAATTWGGRRSSSPSSSGTPSFGKGWKDTVALKLDVGDRVSHDKYGLGTVISCDGVGPRATATIDFGAAGKVRLMLIGSVPMVKL; the protein is encoded by the coding sequence ATGGACACCCTCTTCGATCTCCCCGCCGCGACCCCTGTGCGCAAGCCCGCCGCCGGCGGGCAGGCCGAGCTGCTCGACGACCTCAACCCCGCCCAGCGCGAAGCGGTCACCCACGCCGGTGGCCCGCTGCTGGTGGTGGCGGGCGCGGGTTCGGGCAAGACCCGGGTGCTGACCCGCCGGATCGCCTACCTGCTCGGGCAACGCCGGGTGCACCCCGGCGAAATCATGGCGATCACGTTCACCAACAAGGCCGCCGCCGAAATGCGCGAGCGCGTCGCCGCGCTCGTCGGGCGCCGCGCGAACGCGATGTGGGTGTCGACGTTCCACTCCATGTGCGTGCGGATCCTGCGCCGCGAGGCCAAGGTCCTGGACATGTCGTCGAGCTTCTCCATCTACGACTCCGACGACACCAAGCGGCTGATCACCCTGGTGGCGCGGGACCTCGACATCGACCCGAAGCGCTACGCCGCCCGCACGCTCGCCGTGCACATCTCGAACCTGAAGAACGAGCTCACCGACCCGGAGACCGCGGCGGCGAACGCGGGCAACGACCTCGAGCGCCGCGTCGCCGAGGTCTACGGCGAATACCAGCGGCGGCTGAACCAGGCCAACGCCTTCGACTTCGACGACCTCATCATGCGCACGGTCTCGCTGCTGCAGACGTTCCCGGACGTCGCCGAGTACTACCGGCGGCGCTTCCGCCACGTGCTGGTCGACGAGTACCAGGACACGAACCACGCGCAGTACACCCTGGTCCGCGAGCTGGCCGGGACCGCGCCGAACGAAGCGGGCGTCGAGCCGGCCGAGCTGGTCGTCGTCGGTGACGCAGACCAGTCGATCTACGCCTTCCGCGGCGCGACGATCCGCAACATCGAGGAGTTCGAGCGGGACTTCCCGAACGCGCACACCATCCTGCTGGAGCAGAACTACCGCTCCACGCAGACGATCCTGAACGCGGCCAACGCCGTGATCGAGCGGAACCCGAACCGGCGGGCCAAGCGGCTGTGGACGGATTCGGGCGACGGCGAGAAGATCGTCGGCTACGTCGCGGACAACGACCACGACGAAGCAGCGTTCGTCGCGGGCGAAATCGACGCGCTGGCGGAGAAGGGCGAAGCCGACTACTCCGACGTCGCCGTCTTCTACCGCACCAACAACCAGTCCCGCGTCTTCGAAGAGATCTTCATCCGGCTCGGCCTGCCGTACAAGGTCGTCGGCGGCGTGCGGTTCTACGAGCGCCGCGAGGTCCGCGACATGATCGCGTACCTGCGCGTGCTGGCGAACCCCGAGGACACGGTCAGCCTGCGGCGCGTGCTGAACGTGCCCAAGCGCGGCATCGGCGACCGCGCGGAGGCCGTCGTGGCGACGCACGCCGAGCGCGAGCGGATCTCCTTCGCCCAGGCGCTGCGGGACGCCGTCGAGGGCAAGGTGCCGCTGCTGAACCCGCGCTCGGTCAAGGCGATCGGCGGGTTCGTGGCCATGCTCGACGAGCTCGGGATGCTGGTGGCGGACGGCGCCGAGGTGCACGACGTCCTGGAAGCGGTGCTGGACAAGACCGGTTACCGCATCGAGCTCGAGGAGTCGGAAGACCCGCAGGACCACACGCGCGTGGAAAACCTCGACGAGCTCGTCACCGTCGCGCGGGAGTTCACCGAGATCACCGCCGAGGTCGCCGCGGACGAGAACGCCGAGCCGGTCGTCGAGGACGGCGTCCCGGCGCCGGGCTCGCTGCCGGCGTTCCTCGAACGCGTTTCGCTGGTCGCGGACGCCGACTCGGTGCCTTCGCCCGACGGCGGCGAGGAAGGCGACGGCGGCGCGGGCGTGGTCACGCTGATGACCGTGCACACCGCGAAGGGCCTGGAGTACCCCGTGGTGTTCTGCACCGGCTGGGAGGACGGCGTCTTCCCGCACATGCGGGCGCTGGGCGACCCGGCGGAGCTGGCCGAGGAGCGACGGCTGGCGTACGTCGCGATCACCCGCGCCAGGAAGCGGTTGTACGTCTCGCGCGCGATCACGCGCTCGGCGTGGGGCCAGCCGTCGATGAACCCGGCTTCGCGGTTCCTCGACGAGCTGCCGCCGGACCTGGTCGACTGGCGGCGGCTGGAGCCGTCCAGCAGCGGCTTCGGCTCCTTCGGTTCCGGTTCGCGCGGCACCCCGCGGGCGGCGACCACCTGGGGCGGCCGGCGGTCTTCTTCGCCGTCTTCGTCGGGCACGCCGTCGTTCGGCAAGGGCTGGAAGGACACGGTGGCGCTGAAGCTGGACGTCGGCGACCGCGTCAGCCACGACAAGTACGGCCTCGGCACGGTGATCTCCTGCGACGGCGTCGGCCCGCGGGCCACGGCCACGATCGACTTCGGCGCGGCGGGCAAGGTCCGCCTGATGCTGATCGGCAGCGTGCCGATGGTGAAGCTCTAG
- a CDS encoding M23 family metallopeptidase — protein MVAAVAAGAFAAAAAGSTLKTVTDSDAAFTPLANSQDASASLTAGGAGSGGAPELLPTGHTVDASAEAAKLADSASVTQAREQREADAAKKAAEEASRPKTCLPAHGTFTSGFGARWGTSHLGIDIANAIGTPIYAASDGTVIEAGPASGFGLWVRVQLDDGTIQVYGHMNSFSVKEGQKVKCGQQIAEIGNRGQSTGPHLHFEVWQNGTKKIDPRPWLAARGIVL, from the coding sequence GTGGTTGCCGCTGTTGCGGCTGGTGCGTTCGCCGCTGCTGCTGCGGGCTCGACCCTCAAGACAGTCACCGACTCCGACGCCGCCTTCACCCCCCTGGCCAACAGCCAGGACGCCAGCGCTTCGCTGACCGCGGGAGGTGCGGGCTCCGGGGGCGCTCCGGAACTCCTGCCCACCGGCCACACCGTCGACGCCTCCGCCGAAGCCGCGAAGCTCGCTGACAGCGCTTCTGTCACGCAGGCTCGTGAGCAGCGCGAAGCCGACGCCGCCAAGAAGGCCGCCGAAGAAGCCTCCCGCCCCAAGACCTGCCTGCCCGCGCACGGCACCTTCACCTCGGGCTTCGGTGCCCGGTGGGGCACGAGCCACCTCGGCATCGACATCGCCAACGCCATCGGCACCCCGATCTACGCCGCCTCCGACGGCACCGTGATCGAGGCCGGCCCCGCCAGCGGCTTCGGTCTCTGGGTGCGGGTGCAGCTCGACGACGGCACGATCCAGGTCTACGGCCACATGAACAGCTTCTCCGTCAAGGAGGGCCAGAAGGTCAAGTGCGGCCAGCAGATCGCCGAGATCGGCAACCGCGGCCAGAGCACCGGCCCGCACCTGCACTTCGAGGTGTGGCAGAACGGCACCAAGAAGATCGACCCGCGGCCCTGGCTCGCCGCGCGCGGCATCGTTCTCTGA
- the sucC gene encoding ADP-forming succinate--CoA ligase subunit beta yields the protein MDLYEYQARDLFAAHGVPVLPGSVASTPEEAKAAAEHIGNQVVVKAQVKVGGRGKAGGVKLAQTPDEAKEKAEAILGLDIKGHITRRVLVAEASDIASEYYFSFLLDRSNRTFLAMASSEGGMEIEQLAVERPEALAKIPVDSITGVDKAKALEILKAGNFPADIIDEAADVVVKLWETFVSEDATLVEVNPLVRDPQDKIIALDGKVTLDENADFRQPGHEALVDKDAENPLEAKAKAKNLNYVKLDGQVGIIGNGAGLVMSTLDVVAYAGEKHGGVKPANFLDIGGGASAEVMAAGLDVILNDTDVKSVFVNVFGGITACDAVANGIVEALKILGDEATKPLVVRLDGNNVVEGRQILADANHPLVTVVDTMDNAADKAAELAAAGA from the coding sequence GTGGACCTCTACGAGTACCAGGCGAGGGATCTCTTCGCCGCCCACGGAGTACCGGTTCTGCCGGGCTCGGTGGCTAGCACCCCCGAAGAAGCCAAGGCCGCCGCGGAGCACATCGGTAACCAGGTCGTCGTCAAGGCGCAGGTGAAGGTCGGCGGCCGTGGGAAGGCGGGCGGCGTCAAGCTGGCCCAGACCCCGGACGAGGCGAAGGAGAAGGCGGAAGCCATCCTCGGCCTCGACATCAAGGGTCACATCACGCGTCGCGTGCTCGTGGCCGAAGCCTCGGACATCGCGTCCGAGTACTACTTCTCCTTCCTGCTGGACCGGTCCAACCGGACCTTCCTGGCGATGGCGTCCTCCGAGGGCGGCATGGAGATCGAGCAGCTCGCCGTCGAGCGCCCCGAGGCGCTCGCCAAGATCCCGGTCGACTCGATCACCGGTGTCGACAAGGCGAAGGCGCTCGAGATCCTGAAGGCCGGCAACTTCCCGGCCGACATCATCGACGAAGCCGCCGACGTCGTGGTGAAGCTCTGGGAGACCTTCGTCTCCGAGGACGCCACCCTGGTCGAGGTCAACCCGCTGGTCCGTGACCCGCAGGACAAGATCATCGCCCTCGACGGCAAGGTCACCCTCGACGAGAACGCGGACTTCCGCCAGCCGGGCCACGAGGCCCTGGTGGACAAGGACGCGGAGAACCCGCTCGAGGCGAAGGCCAAGGCCAAGAACCTCAACTACGTCAAGCTCGACGGCCAGGTCGGCATCATCGGCAACGGCGCGGGCCTCGTGATGTCCACTTTGGACGTCGTGGCGTACGCGGGCGAGAAGCACGGCGGCGTGAAGCCGGCGAACTTCCTCGACATCGGCGGCGGCGCGTCGGCCGAGGTCATGGCGGCCGGGCTGGACGTCATCCTCAACGACACCGACGTGAAGAGCGTCTTCGTCAACGTCTTCGGCGGCATCACCGCCTGCGACGCGGTGGCGAACGGCATCGTCGAGGCCCTGAAGATCCTGGGCGACGAGGCCACCAAGCCGCTGGTCGTCCGCCTGGACGGCAACAACGTCGTCGAGGGTCGCCAGATCCTCGCGGACGCGAACCACCCGCTGGTCACCGTGGTGGACACAATGGACAACGCGGCCGACAAGGCTGCCGAGCTCGCCGCGGCAGGTGCGTGA
- the sucD gene encoding succinate--CoA ligase subunit alpha: MSIFLNENSKVIVQGLTGSEGMKHATKMLKSGTNIVGGVNARKAGQTVTIEGKDLKVFGTVEEAIKETGADVSVIFVPPKFAKDAVLEAIDAEIPLAVVITEGIPVHDSAYFWAHAVAKGNTTRIIGPNCPGVISPGKSNAGIIPADITGPGNIGLVSKSGTLTYQMMYELRDIGFSTAVGIGGDPIIGTTHIDALEAFEADPETKVIVMIGEIGGDAEERAAAYIKANVTKPVVGYVAGFTAPEGKTMGHAGAIVSGSSGTAAAKKEALEAAGVRVGKTPSETAVLARELYNNLG, encoded by the coding sequence ATGTCGATCTTCCTGAACGAAAACAGCAAGGTCATCGTCCAGGGGCTCACCGGCTCCGAGGGCATGAAGCACGCCACCAAGATGCTGAAGTCCGGCACGAACATCGTGGGCGGCGTCAACGCCCGCAAGGCCGGCCAGACCGTCACCATCGAGGGCAAAGACCTCAAGGTCTTCGGCACCGTCGAAGAGGCGATCAAGGAGACCGGCGCCGACGTGTCGGTCATCTTCGTGCCGCCGAAGTTCGCCAAGGACGCGGTCCTCGAGGCGATCGACGCCGAGATCCCGCTGGCCGTGGTGATCACCGAGGGCATCCCGGTGCACGACTCGGCCTACTTCTGGGCCCACGCCGTCGCGAAGGGCAACACGACCCGGATCATCGGCCCGAACTGCCCCGGCGTGATCAGCCCGGGCAAGTCGAACGCCGGCATCATCCCGGCCGACATCACCGGCCCCGGCAACATCGGCCTCGTGTCGAAGTCCGGCACGCTGACCTACCAGATGATGTACGAGCTGCGGGACATCGGTTTCTCGACGGCGGTCGGCATCGGCGGTGACCCGATCATCGGCACCACGCACATCGACGCCCTCGAGGCGTTCGAGGCGGACCCCGAGACCAAGGTCATCGTGATGATCGGCGAGATCGGCGGCGACGCCGAAGAGCGCGCCGCGGCCTACATCAAGGCGAACGTGACCAAGCCGGTCGTCGGCTACGTCGCGGGCTTCACCGCGCCCGAGGGCAAGACCATGGGCCACGCCGGCGCCATCGTGTCGGGCTCCTCCGGCACGGCCGCCGCGAAGAAGGAGGCCCTCGAGGCCGCCGGCGTCAGGGTCGGCAAGACCCCGAGCGAGACCGCCGTCCTCGCGCGTGAGCTGTACAACAACCTGGGCTGA
- a CDS encoding DUF5336 domain-containing protein, producing the protein MTFPSGGPGYPQQGGGQQPPGPPSSSFPSQQQQQQQAPPSHQAPSGGTGLPQNLPLLLALVVAGLGLVQYFLGFSDNGEVGLGGTFLLGGGLLAALHALPKGPRTLPFAALFSVLGALEVLDTLVGLQTSPGIVTVILILGILQMLVAVGALLIAHDVIKPPSPKPAAPSYGGQYGQPGQQQYGGQSGQPGQQFGQPGHGSGPVAPTGEPSAPFSQPGQYGSPNPPSTTPPPGQQATTYAPQQGQFFQQPPPENPGTPPGGFGKSN; encoded by the coding sequence ATGACCTTCCCCAGCGGTGGGCCCGGCTACCCCCAGCAGGGTGGCGGCCAGCAGCCCCCCGGACCGCCGTCCAGTAGCTTCCCGTCGCAGCAGCAGCAACAACAACAGGCGCCGCCTTCGCACCAGGCGCCCTCCGGCGGGACGGGCCTGCCCCAGAACCTGCCGCTGCTGCTGGCCCTGGTCGTCGCCGGCCTCGGCCTCGTGCAGTACTTCCTCGGCTTCTCCGACAACGGTGAAGTCGGCCTCGGCGGGACGTTCCTGCTCGGCGGTGGCCTGCTCGCCGCGCTGCACGCGCTGCCCAAGGGCCCGAGGACGCTGCCGTTCGCGGCGCTGTTCAGCGTCCTCGGCGCACTCGAGGTCCTGGACACCCTCGTCGGGCTGCAGACCTCGCCCGGCATCGTCACCGTCATCCTGATCCTGGGGATCCTGCAGATGCTCGTCGCGGTCGGGGCGCTGCTGATCGCGCACGACGTCATCAAGCCGCCGTCGCCGAAGCCCGCCGCGCCGTCCTACGGCGGCCAGTACGGCCAGCCGGGCCAGCAGCAGTACGGCGGCCAGTCGGGTCAGCCCGGTCAGCAGTTCGGCCAGCCGGGCCACGGGTCGGGCCCGGTCGCCCCCACCGGGGAGCCGTCGGCGCCGTTCTCGCAGCCGGGCCAGTACGGCTCGCCGAACCCGCCGTCGACCACCCCGCCGCCGGGGCAGCAGGCCACGACCTACGCCCCGCAGCAGGGCCAGTTCTTCCAGCAGCCGCCGCCGGAGAACCCGGGCACGCCGCCCGGTGGCTTCGGCAAGTCGAACTGA
- a CDS encoding DUF6350 family protein: MLIMELLTDDPHPPGEAVGEPGPGVEPAPASRLRVLLAAALGPLVTGYAAVATVLALVALTAGRSAFSTTGVLLAAGPGWLAAHQVRLGIGGHPLGLLPLLPTLGVVALAGRTASGAARRLGCRSFREARPVLITITGTHAVFGLVVALCAQGSPVTANPALAFAVPGLLAAAASCAGITRSCGLPDAVADRIDPLALRGLRVGAMSLAILVAGGAAVFTVATGLSWATVSGTYEPGFGTSFGLFLLSLLYLPNAVAAALSFVTGPGFSIGPLSVGMFGYRGGAVPAVPLLGGLPEHHAAWWPALLVLPAAAGALAGWSLRKADADPAQRIRAVAVAGAVVALGCVVLGTLAGGRLGDGPFDPVSVPVGVASIVAFCWIVIPGSFVAFFTGEHEPAAPPPEALEDNEAFQDADDVDAEEAAEAVEELEAAEASENSEESEEDEEIFAEDAEFEAEADAELGLGEPAEDVPEAAPGPGGAVTGGTETCGDVEPDEGDR, from the coding sequence GTGCTGATCATGGAGCTGCTCACCGACGACCCCCACCCGCCGGGTGAAGCGGTGGGCGAGCCCGGACCCGGCGTCGAACCCGCCCCGGCGTCCCGGCTGCGCGTGCTGCTCGCCGCCGCTCTCGGACCGCTGGTCACCGGCTACGCCGCCGTCGCGACCGTGCTGGCCCTGGTCGCCCTCACCGCGGGCCGCTCCGCCTTCTCCACCACCGGCGTGCTGCTGGCCGCCGGGCCCGGCTGGCTCGCCGCGCACCAGGTGCGCCTCGGTATCGGCGGCCACCCCCTCGGACTGCTGCCGCTGCTGCCGACGCTGGGCGTGGTCGCCCTCGCGGGGCGGACGGCGTCCGGCGCCGCCCGGCGCCTCGGCTGCCGGTCGTTCCGCGAAGCCCGGCCGGTGCTGATCACGATCACCGGCACGCACGCGGTGTTCGGGCTCGTCGTCGCGCTCTGCGCGCAGGGTTCGCCGGTGACGGCCAACCCGGCGCTCGCCTTCGCCGTGCCCGGGCTGCTGGCCGCCGCAGCCTCGTGCGCGGGCATCACCCGGTCGTGCGGGCTGCCGGACGCCGTCGCCGACCGCATCGACCCGCTCGCGCTGCGCGGGCTGCGCGTCGGCGCGATGAGCCTGGCGATCCTGGTGGCCGGCGGTGCCGCCGTGTTCACCGTCGCGACCGGGCTGTCGTGGGCGACGGTGTCCGGCACCTATGAACCCGGGTTCGGCACCAGTTTCGGGCTCTTCCTGCTCTCGCTGCTGTACCTGCCGAACGCCGTGGCGGCCGCGCTGTCCTTCGTCACCGGGCCCGGGTTCTCGATCGGGCCGCTCTCCGTCGGCATGTTCGGCTACCGCGGCGGCGCCGTGCCCGCCGTCCCGCTGCTCGGCGGCCTGCCCGAGCACCACGCGGCCTGGTGGCCGGCGCTGCTGGTGCTGCCCGCGGCGGCCGGCGCGCTGGCCGGCTGGTCGCTGCGCAAGGCCGACGCCGATCCGGCGCAGCGCATCCGCGCGGTCGCGGTCGCCGGTGCCGTCGTCGCGCTGGGCTGCGTCGTGCTGGGCACGCTGGCCGGCGGGCGGCTCGGTGACGGCCCGTTCGACCCGGTGAGCGTCCCGGTCGGCGTCGCTTCGATCGTCGCGTTCTGCTGGATCGTCATCCCGGGGTCGTTCGTCGCGTTCTTCACCGGCGAGCACGAGCCGGCCGCACCGCCGCCCGAAGCGCTCGAAGACAACGAGGCCTTCCAGGACGCCGACGACGTCGACGCCGAAGAAGCGGCCGAAGCCGTCGAGGAGCTCGAAGCGGCTGAAGCCTCCGAGAACTCTGAAGAGTCCGAAGAGGACGAGGAGATTTTCGCCGAGGACGCGGAGTTCGAAGCCGAGGCCGACGCCGAGCTCGGGCTCGGCGAACCGGCTGAGGACGTCCCCGAAGCCGCTCCCGGACCGGGCGGCGCTGTGACCGGAGGCACCGAGACCTGCGGCGACGTCGAGCCGGACGAGGGCGACCGTTAG
- the purN gene encoding phosphoribosylglycinamide formyltransferase has product MDLPTPVKLVVLASGSGTLLQAVLDATGRSGFPAKVVAVGADRTGIEALTRAERLSIPSFTVRVADHPDRAAWDKALTEAVAAYRPDLVVSAGFMKILGEQFLGRFTVINTHPALLPSFPGMHAVRDALEAGVKVTGSTVHFADAGVDTGPIIAQEAVVVESDDDEDVLHERIKAVERRLLVETIERLGRGGCTVDGRKVTFREH; this is encoded by the coding sequence TTGGACCTGCCCACTCCGGTGAAGCTCGTCGTGCTCGCGTCGGGCTCCGGCACCCTCCTGCAGGCGGTGCTGGACGCCACCGGGCGGTCCGGCTTCCCGGCCAAGGTCGTCGCGGTCGGCGCCGACCGCACCGGCATCGAGGCCCTCACCCGCGCCGAGCGCCTGAGCATCCCGTCGTTCACCGTCCGCGTCGCCGACCACCCCGACCGCGCCGCGTGGGACAAGGCGCTGACCGAGGCCGTCGCGGCGTACCGGCCCGACCTGGTCGTCTCCGCCGGATTCATGAAGATCCTCGGTGAGCAGTTCCTCGGCCGCTTCACGGTGATCAACACGCACCCGGCGCTGCTCCCGTCCTTCCCCGGCATGCACGCGGTCCGCGACGCCCTGGAGGCCGGGGTCAAGGTCACCGGCTCGACCGTGCACTTCGCGGACGCCGGGGTCGACACCGGGCCGATCATCGCCCAGGAGGCGGTCGTCGTGGAGAGCGACGACGACGAAGACGTCCTGCACGAACGGATCAAGGCCGTCGAACGCAGGCTGCTGGTGGAAACGATCGAGCGACTCGGCCGCGGTGGCTGCACCGTGGACGGACGAAAGGTGACATTTCGTGAGCACTGA